The Flavobacterium sp. HJ-32-4 genome contains a region encoding:
- a CDS encoding Ig domain-containing protein yields the protein MRLHYLLAFVPAFLLSCTTDRDLADTTVLPDPEAVVVHYWNFNSLPSGTLTSVQPDASLVTGAAITYEGEGAGYMDAFDPGYDTNAQNGDVAGQGLRARNPSDTRTLRFALPTTGFKNIVLRFATARTGSGATQQSYAYTVDGVNYTSDGLVLTGFTTKEDPTNDLVVLDFSDIPGADDNPNFRFAITFSGDTAAGTSGNNRFDNVTVEGIPLVPITAPSNLTYPSPQTWSVGAAITPVQPTVTGSGIQYSVNPALPDGLTLDTTTGSISGTPTTQTPTTSYTVTATNAGGSTTAVIQITITAASPVFLVHYWNFNSLPTGTLTTVTPDSSLLAGGAASITYPGTGAGYLDQVNPGSDLNAQESAPAGLALRIRNPSDTRALLINASTAGYKDIVVSFATTRTSSGASEQLYSYTIDGVNFITASLPVTTFSPGIDPSYSVVTLDFGAIPGADNNPNFALRIGFGGTTASGTSGNNRIDNVAISGRSL from the coding sequence ATGAGGCTACATTACCTATTGGCGTTCGTACCCGCCTTTTTACTTTCCTGCACGACAGACCGCGACCTGGCCGACACCACCGTACTTCCCGATCCGGAAGCCGTTGTCGTGCATTACTGGAATTTTAACTCCCTGCCATCCGGCACACTGACTTCTGTGCAACCCGATGCCTCTCTGGTGACGGGTGCCGCTATCACCTATGAAGGTGAAGGAGCAGGATACATGGATGCCTTCGACCCGGGATACGACACAAATGCCCAAAACGGCGATGTGGCCGGACAAGGACTTCGCGCCCGGAATCCAAGCGACACACGCACGCTGCGATTTGCCCTTCCGACCACCGGGTTCAAAAACATCGTGCTTCGCTTTGCCACCGCCCGAACGGGATCAGGTGCCACGCAGCAATCATATGCTTACACCGTAGATGGCGTTAACTACACGTCCGACGGGCTTGTTCTAACTGGATTCACGACGAAGGAAGATCCGACGAACGACCTCGTCGTGCTTGACTTTTCCGATATTCCGGGAGCGGATGACAATCCGAATTTCCGCTTTGCCATTACCTTCAGCGGCGATACGGCGGCCGGAACATCCGGCAACAACCGATTTGATAACGTAACGGTAGAAGGAATCCCATTGGTTCCCATCACCGCCCCTTCCAACCTCACCTATCCTTCGCCCCAAACCTGGTCGGTGGGTGCGGCCATCACACCGGTTCAACCGACCGTTACAGGAAGTGGTATCCAGTATAGTGTCAATCCGGCGCTACCCGACGGACTCACCCTTGATACGACTACGGGCAGCATCAGCGGCACGCCCACTACCCAAACGCCTACGACCTCCTATACCGTAACCGCCACCAACGCAGGTGGCAGCACAACGGCTGTCATTCAGATTACCATCACAGCCGCCTCTCCTGTCTTTCTCGTGCATTACTGGAATTTCAATTCCTTGCCCACCGGTACGCTGACGACGGTCACACCCGACAGTTCGTTGTTGGCCGGCGGCGCAGCCTCCATTACCTATCCTGGAACAGGCGCGGGCTACCTCGACCAGGTGAATCCGGGCTCCGACCTGAACGCACAGGAAAGCGCACCGGCAGGATTGGCGCTTCGGATACGGAACCCATCCGATACGAGGGCGCTGCTGATCAACGCATCCACCGCCGGATATAAAGACATTGTCGTCTCATTTGCCACCACCCGCACCTCATCCGGGGCCAGCGAGCAGCTATATTCGTATACGATTGACGGCGTGAACTTCATCACCGCCTCCCTTCCGGTCACGACCTTCAGTCCGGGCATCGACCCAAGCTATTCCGTCGTCACCCTGGACTTTGGCGCCATCCCAGGCGCAGATAACAATCCCAACTTCGCGTTGCGCATCGGTTTCGGTGGTACCACAGCAAGTGGCACCAGCGGAAACAACCGAATTGACAACGTAGCTATAAGCGGCAGATCCCTATGA